In Cottoperca gobio chromosome 19, fCotGob3.1, whole genome shotgun sequence, the genomic window tgaataaaaaacaagttttaacttcttcttttttgttgcagAAACTTAATATTTTGAGAatgcttgtttgtttaatcaactgtccaaaactcaaaaatatagtttattctaatttaagacaaagaaaaacaaatccacaaaATTGAGAATCTGCAACTACAGAATGTTtcgcattaaaaaaagatgaagaagaagaactggTTATCTGCAAACATTATGGGAGAAACTATATTTGGTTAATCctttatataaataagaaataatagtGGTCCAAGAATGGAGCCCTGGGGCACACCACACTGTAATTTGCTTAATGAAAATATGAACCCAGCGTTCTAACaaattattttctgaaaaatcATGTTTCAACCATGTACTCAATAGAAATGTCACAAACCACCATATCAAAAGCCTTTGGAGAGATCTAGTATGGTACGAATAGATTAATTATTCATGATTGGCTGAAGCCATGTGGGTCTTTGTAAATGGTCTTTACAGAAACTACACTGCTGGTTTTTGACCCTAAGTATCCATATTTAACGAAAATAATCAATCTCCTCATCTAATTCTGAAAGAAGGCTAATGCATGCATTTCCCAAAACATTGTACTATTTTTTTTCCTGATTCAGGTTTGAGATAGACTGCTATGAAACACTAGTACATACGAATACATACATCTTCATGTTGACATTGCACAACAACATGAATACATGACAAGGCAATCATCACTGAAACCTGAACCTAATCTCTCTCCGTGTTACTTATTCATGGGAGCACTATCAAATCTTATTGATTAACATATCACCTATGACATAACGGGGAGGGACAGGTGGCTGCTATAGCAATGTTGTCCTTAGGTGGAGGCCTGTCCAGTGATAAAACCCTTAACATTAAGAGATCCCAGTCAGGGTTGAAACCACACTGGAGGTCCAGTTTCCACAGACCCAAAAACAGCCTGTGAAACATTAGCTTAGTCCCAATTCTATACAACATATTAATTCTAAGCAGGTTTTACATATAGTGTGTCCACAACTTCAAAGAAAGTGACACAACTGTATactccaaaataaataaaaatcagcaTGCATACAACTCGCACCCCCCCCCAATCAATCTGCTTTCTCAGTTTGTGGAAGTCCATACCCACAAACATTAGAGACTCAGAAAGCTTTGCAGTGTTTACAGCTACCTGAAGCTTTGGCTCAAGTCAGCACAAAGTGTCACCACCAATGATTGCCTTGCATTTACCATACTGATTCTATTTATCATCTTTCACTGATGGAATTGCATGTATCGTGTTATGTACggtaatgtatttgttgttttttgtccaCCAGCCCAGGGACAACAGATGCACATTAGATTCTAGCTAACTCTGGTGCAATTACTTTAAGTTGTGCGCTGTCCCTGCAAAAATACaactataaaataaatagacGCAGTGTTTAAAAGCCACAATGTGCAATTACAGAATTTCAACTCCAACTGtggatgttaaaaaaaacaatgtaggACATGACCTGAGTGGCTCCAGCCCTGCTCTCAGTGAGGTTACAGTAAGGAACCAGCCTCATTGTTCAGTGTGCAATGTTTGTTCTTAACCACGTCATATTACACAATCCCATATCTCAACACCATTAGGCAGCTTAGATAATATGGGAATCAGGCTAGTGTCCAAAAAAGTTAACTATCTAGATCTAGTGTACATGACTCACACTTGTATATGATCCCTGCATTAGGTGACTGAGTGAGGAGGTCCAACCAATCTACCTATTGCACTCCATTCCCCTGGATCAATAAGCACTGCTGAGAGCCATTAAAATGCAATTGCGCCTTTTGGCCCAAAGGTGTCTGGCTTGCCGACCGGTTACAAGCAAAGTGAAGGCTAAAATAATGCAGAACTGTGAAGGTGAGCAGAAACGGTCAGGCTCATTAATTAAAAGCTGCCACGGGCCACTGAAGATATTTTCCCAGCAGTcggggaaagaaaaaaatatattattacagatattcaTGAGCGGAGTGAGCAGGCTGGGTCCTGTGGGGGTGCCCATTCCTCACGTCACTGTGGGTCATCTGATCACCTGATAATAATGTGAGACATTTCATAGTTATGACTGGGTGACAGCTGCCTTGCCAACAGTAATGATGAAAGAGTTACAGCTGAGGCAGTGAGCAGCTAATGACGAGCAAAACAGCAGCAGACTGACAGAAAGGGTAAAGCAGGGCAATGTGCTCAATCTGTGTGGCTTTTAATTAGGATTGTCTGTTGGTTCCACAGGCACAGACTTTTAGAGGAGCATACACTTTTTAGAGCGCTGCTTTAACTTTCAGAAAATATAGGTTAAAGTGTCAGGAGATAGAGAGGGTTAGAGAAAATGCTTTTTCAAAGTATCAACAGCAGTGAGCAAGCAACAATAATGCACTGTGGACAGGAAGGATGCACGTGGAGAGGCCCTGGGTTAGATGATGATACGCACCATCTGTCAGAGAAGCCTCTCTGCTTTGCCATGCGCCACCTGCAGAGCCACGTTGGAGTTCTTCCACACCCCCAACTCCACAGTTTTGTCAGCTGGAGACGCGCGCTCAATCCATCCATCAAAGCCTCTGTTGTCGTGATCCGACACGGCTCCACTGCCGTCCTCCCACGTAACCCGACACGGCGCAGCACGCACAGTCCCGTTCTCCAtgctcttcttcttgtcctccaAAGGCTTCATGCCGCCGTTGGAGAGCCTCTCGGACAGCTTCCTGGCCCAGTGCGTAAAGTTGATGTCCAGCGAGGCGGCCCTGTCCTCCGCGTACAGCTGCACGTTCCCCATGTACCACAGAAGCCACCATATCAAACTGAGGAAAATCACGATCGAGCCCGTGTAGATGAGGAAATCCCCGTAGAAGCGACCGTCCACGTTCAGGTTGCCGAAAATCCCGACCAGAAGTACAACCAAACCAGCTGCATCAAAAATAAGGGCGAGGAAGACTAACGGCGCGCAGTTTCCCAAGCAGCTGTGGGCCATAccggaggagagaggagagcccGAGTAACGGCGCCGAACACCTCCACTTGTTTTTCAGCACGCACATTTCCACACCTTCCTTCCACCTGTGCGGTGTTCACCTGTGAGCAGGCCCCGCCCTTCATTACGTCACTGTATCAGTGGGCTCCCAGGGGACTCACATCAACATGCTGCCTTAAAACGCACTGCGGAAATTTCACTTGTCGACCTTCTGGAGACTCATACCATTGACCCCAGGTTTTAGACGGACCCGGATTTCTCAGGCTGCACCTACACCACACACAATAAGCAGGAAGCATTAAAGGAAGCATATACATTGGTATACATAGATACCAACCCACATACTGTGCAGTAACACAACACAGCCCGTTTTTTGTGGACACTTgtgattcaacaagccattcagaatTGACtccttcctatgtcacatgtaGGCTCATTAAAATATAATGAGTATCTCCACTAACGGCTTGAGAACTCCCTTTGCAAAGGTGCGCTATATTTTCTCACCAATCAGCACACATGTCACATTAAATCACTCTATGGAGCATTCATAATATCtcttaatttaaattaaagccAAGAAAAGGGTATTGAATATAGGCTTTTTATGAGGCGGCCTTAAATAGACAGGTGCTAAAACatttcagacagagggggaaACATATACTCAGACAGACATGagcaaaataatgtgttttttcaacatta contains:
- the LOC115024404 gene encoding transmembrane protein 238-like, translating into MAHSCLGNCAPLVFLALIFDAAGLVVLLVGIFGNLNVDGRFYGDFLIYTGSIVIFLSLIWWLLWYMGNVQLYAEDRAASLDINFTHWARKLSERLSNGGMKPLEDKKKSMENGTVRAAPCRVTWEDGSGAVSDHDNRGFDGWIERASPADKTVELGVWKNSNVALQVAHGKAERLL